DNA sequence from the Pomacea canaliculata isolate SZHN2017 linkage group LG7, ASM307304v1, whole genome shotgun sequence genome:
GAAACCTGTCGAAAATTTTTTATCAGAGCTcataataaaaacatcacaCACTGTAACATCCATCACAACAGTTACCTGTTAAGAAAAGTGCAACGAGCAGCGACAGCCTTCCACAAATCCTGTGTGTCAGCGATGGTTCTGTGTCTGAAACAGCGAGAAGAATAAATAAGATCAGCTGAAAAGCTATATACCTGAACAGACAAATGAATGCAATATACAAAATACCTTTGGCTGTCCTTTTATTTATAAACCGTCcgatacatacacatgcactcaAGTTCAACTACTTCCAAAATCACAAGTTTCTAAGGGGGTTATGAATGTCAAACTCCATGTTTATGTACAGAGACTGGCTCAACATTAAGATGACTGAGTGGTGTAAACAAGCATACTTAAGTTATGtatactttcattttattttaatattgttagATTATTACTATGAAAAAAACCATGGATGTAAAGCATATATATCATACCCTGAAACGGactctaataataatatataataatatttaataatatacactaatatatactaatataataatatacacacTATAATAAGCATACTACTGAGCTTGTATACTACACGTTTCAAGGAAGTGTAAATGGTGTGCAGGAGCATATCGCGCTCTAAAGACTCTTTTCGTAGCTAAGGCCTCATAAGGGAAACGACACATAGATAAAGCGATAACATGACTGAGCACACTAGCAATGACAGTCTAAAACTCAGCCATAGTGGCGGCTGTCGTGTCGTTTTTCAGTGCAGACAAACTAAACATCAATAGTGTCCATCTCTACTGTCTACAACGCTCAGCGCAAATGCAGCTGGTGTTCTTAGTCTTGTTTCCTCGTTATTACTTGATATACTTCCCCACTCTGTCGTTAAGATTTGAAAGTATTAATCTGGCTTTAAACAGTTTCACAGACATGTCGGGACCTGTGACATCTGTCTGGTGAAAGCATAAACTTTCCTCTGTCAGTGTTACTCTTTATGCAAGGTTACGAGCGATAGTAAGAGGGTAATAATGCATTTGCACCAACACGCCCTCATATCAGTCTGGTGCTTAGGAAAACCTACTACCgttaaaacacttttacaaaCAATTCTCCCCCGAAAGATGCCTTTCAACAAACTGTTCATTTTCAAACTTCGTGtatacattttaagaaaatattctgGAGGGAAAAACCtaagaatttaagaaaataatatcacTGATATGAAACATGAGTCTTAAACACATAATTATAACGAGAAACAATTCATGAgaataaaatagcaaaattattataataCGCAGAAGTCGTGACAAGAAGCACGACAGGAGGCAGtcacacatgcagagaaagaaaagcggGAACAGGCCACCGGATCGTTTGTTGGGGGGCAACAaggagggaattggtgttttacgccgagccagcaactgaggctatattatggcaaggcagccagccctgtaaacagatgccacgtgcagagaaagaacagcgtgcccgagacgagaaatgaactctgggcagccaaccactgtattggtgacaggcgctaaccgttgcaccaccggaccgctgtgtcagcaacaacaactaTATACCATTGAGTAATTGTCCAATTTATTAAAATTGGGAAACAAGACTACCTAATGATATATTGataaaatcactaaataaacaataataacacaaactAGCAAAATCTGTTAAACAAAACTAATACAAAAAGAGAAGTCGTTTGTTGAAACACTTGCTGTGGCTTTCAAACCGACAAATTTCATTGGTGATAAGCATCAGTGATAAGCTCCTGAACTATTACTTATAGGGTATGAGAAATAGATGCATTAGTAGAGATAATATGGGTAACCCGCTCACCAAAAAAGCTGAACCCGAGATGTGTGGCCTCAAACATCTCATTACCCAAATAGCCAGAATGGAACGGacttttttactgttttcactAGCTACATTTGTTAGCTCAAAATTCATACCATATTTGTACTCTTCGGATACCGTATGGATCTTAATATagacatacaaaataaataaatgtcagctGATGATACTAACCAATATCAGTCACGTTGCAACCATCAAGGGCTTCTGCTTTTTTATATGGAGGTGCCTTTgcacaatatttacatttcagtaGGGCCCCCAAATCTTGGCTTTTGTCGACTTTGTATAAATACTTGTAAGTAAAAATTTCTCCATCTGACTCATCACACCAGCAAgtattagggttagggttgttctttttttcacaaacagcaTTTGGCGGTAGTGGTGGTCCAACGCATTTTGTTACTGTTTCTGTCAGTGTCAAATCAAACGTCACATTGTTTTGCATGGAGATACATCCTGCACTTGCGgttgctgttttgttgatcttgcAGACCACAGTGAGCATAGCTTCTCTGACTGCTAGGCAAGCATATTCCACGTCTTTAGGTGTCACTGTAACAATAAAGCGTTAACATATTTCTCTATCATTGTGAATCATTCTGTATTGAATCATCCTTTAAggggtttatatatatattcaatacATAGatattcaacacacacatattcatatcTATATTTATGTGCAGAATTATACAAGTACCATCTAATAGAAATACGGCGAGGGATTAAAAAGTCGAAAACCAGGAAAGATTTACCACAATAGACAAAACAGGAGTAGACAGTAACCCTAAATGATCACGAAATATTCCTGACTCCTACTTTAACCCACATATGTGTGTACATTGAGACACAATTACAATTAACGTGTTAGTTTTATTAGGAGAATCTCATAAAGATGCCGCCAtagtttattacatttactgAGAACCTTTTATTGCCATCAACAATTCAACTAATGGTTAGTGCGCTGGTGTGGCTTGGTCTTCCTTCTAACACtacaaaaattctaaaataaggagaaaaacaGAACCCTTCATTGTGATCAGTCAGCACTCAATAAAAACTAACCAAGCCCAGTGGTTTGACTAATGAATCGAGAAGGCCAGAAGAGGCAGGGTTAGTGAATGAGAAGCATTTTAAAACTCTATAGTAGGCAATGATTAGGGCATAGCAAAAAGAGCcactgtttttattcttttcagtaGCTACATTTGTTAGCTCAAAATTCATCCCACGTTTGACCTCTATGGATACTGTATGGATCTAAATATACAAACCAAATAAACAACCTACACATCTTCAAAATCAGTGTAACTTTTGGGGACTGGACTCGCAGCATTAGAAAGAAATTACAATTCCTACCCAGTCAACATTCTTCTGTCAAAGTAAGGTATTTTCTGTGATGTCATCAAAATATAAGTGGCCAACTGCTAGCTGCTTACCactacaataataattaataccTCCCCTTCACCCTAAGCACAGTTCTATTCACTGCACATATACCCAAAAGCACATCCGATTCGACACATGCTAAGAGGAAGCAAATAAAACACTatgataactttttttgttcttactGACCTAACACTTGAAATTACACAAAGATCATTATTTCCATTTAAATGAAACTTCAATGGAGAGAataatgtacagaaaaaaaacctaataaTTAATTGTACTTTTATTCTGATTCAGAGGTTTTTATGGACTCGCTTATGGTATATAAACAggagaaaacaatatttctcaTGGAATGGGagtataaataatttgtttaaccTGGAACAATGCAAGTAAGGTATAATGGATTTATTGCACATATTCTTATGTAATAGGTTGTCAATAATTTCACCcaaaagtgaaacaaaagtttacattattttaccTACAGTTTagagtgtttttctttcttttacaggaATTGCACACATTACATCACTATATCTGTACATGCTAAGCcaatttaaaacattaacataTAACCTGACAGGCAGACAAATATCATGAGCTTGTGTGTATACTCaggtacatttttttaatacatgacAATACATAGTGTATTTCAGGGATGAGCAAAGTATGGCCCATGGGCCGCATATGGCCCACGGATGTCTTTGGACCAGtctgtctgccaaaatgtaaagtgcacttgttttaatttaaaattccGCTTAGGTCAATtggattaaaatttaatttatcaagtacaacagcattagaaatAGGCAGTCCTTAGCATTCTAACACTGACAAAGTAAAAGGGTACCAAGTAATACAGTTGACATATTTGATGGAGTCATTATAAAGTACTGGGGTCTGCTGCCCTAAAAACATTCTGGTTTTAAAGTTAATTGTGAGCAAATTCAAACATCTTCCCTTTTTACAATAAATTCGTTAAGTGAAGGCCATTATATACTCATTTGTTGTctattccattatcactaggtttgttgtgtagtcacctggcatAGGCTTTTGGTAAGTTATCAGCCTGCTGCATAGCTTACAATTTTGAGTCcggcctgcaaaaagaaaatatttcccaCCCCTGGGAATTTGGCAGTGAGCATTTTAACACTCCAACTACCCCAAATAATTCAAATCTTTTAAGCATGTGTTTGATAAACATAGCTGCTAATAGCAACATTTATGCACAGCTGCATAAAGAGTCCTCTAATTCTCTGAACAGAGCAGCACTCCTTTGTTTACTAATTTTGTATACAATAAAAGGGCAGTTATCATTCCTCAGTATGACacatttgtctcccttgttgaATCCTCTCCAGTTCAACATAGCTACCTTTGCAAAGCAgaagagcattttaaaattaGTTCTACATCTTATATAGGATTTATGACCTGCTTTTATAGGTATAAAGATGACAGGCTAGACACCCAATACTTatgaataataacaaaataaattcatgaCTGCtagtttattaaaaagaaaaagatgatacTACATGAGAATTAATTAGACTTTATCTGTAtattcaaaaatcaaaatttataaatgaaacagCCATCAAAAACTACTTTGAACAGCCGTGTTATTACGATTTGACTATCCTAATTCTGATGGAGGAATCAGCTGATGATCTACCCAATCATTGCATCGCTTAATCAAGTAAGATGGCCATATCATCTGAtgtatttaaacagaaaaagcatGAAGGAATTTgggtttatttttgtaatgtgtcAGCTTTTCACTGAGGTCAACTGGCTGTACTGTTTATAgcatgtattattttgttttatttaaatgtttactgcTAAAAGTTTCAGGTATACTTTGTAAATAAGCAAGATTGTGAAATCAGAGTtcagaaaaacaatgaagtaACATAATGATGTCAGAAAGCTGTATCTTTAATCAAATTTGCCTATTGCATATTGCTAAAGTATAATGATGTATGCatcattttttcaagaaatgctTGATCTGAGCTTCACTAAAAAACATGCCATACACGACAGAAAATCTTTATATTTAGCCTGTCATTTACTCTCTAATAGACATTtgtaaaatttactgtttattaaaatagaaaGCTATTGTGTTTTACCTCTCTGTGTGAAGGAGACTGATACTGTTTAAATAATATGTACCTTGCTGTAAGCTCCATATCATCATTAAAGTAAAAATCTGTGACTGTTTTTCTTCATGGACTCATATTAATTAAAGTAACATATAGGATAAGAAACATGAAACATAGAAGACAAATGTTTGTGACACTAAAGGCATTGGGATTGTTCCAAGATTTGCAGCTAGATGAAAAATATCTAGTGTGAATAATAAGAGTGTCTAACCTtcagaggaaaaagaaaactattaaagaaaacatgctGACAGTAGTAATATTTCtaccttaactctactggacctgtctgctgcattcaacactatggaccactctctgctccttcatagactacacaccctcttcgggatttctggacctgcactagtgTGGTTCAACTCCCATCTCACTGACAGGACGCAGATTTGTTGATGGTTAAACATCTCGCCTTGCTCCACTTTTCTTGTGgcgtccctcaaggctcagtactcagCCCTGTGCTGTTTATTCTGTACATGAAGCTACTTTCATTTTGCATCCGGTCTTACAAGATTAATTTCTCATCAAACATATGCTGATGAGAGGCAGCTGTACTGGAATGAAACTGAGATGCTACACTACCAAAAGTTTTgtctgtaatgtttgttttcattttgcgAAATTTACTTGGACGATAATAACCTCTTGGTATTCAATTTTAATGTGTAGTCAAACATCAAACAAAGACAAGGAAGGAGTTTGAACGAGTTTGAACATAAAATTCTGATCGAAGGTACGCTGTGCTTCGTCTTTCACGTGTACGCTTTAAGAAAGGTTTTATAGCGTTGGTTAAGaaatcacaacaaataaaaataatattttttttaagtacaacGATGTCGTACCTGACGTGAAGAAGCAGCAAAGCAACACCAGATGTAAAACGCACATAGTTTTAAGACAAAAACGGCAATAAATTTTCATGCGAATGTCACTGAACGAGGATAGTCTCCCCTGAGATTAGTCGTAGACGAGTGGGCGTGTACAGTACATCTTCCATATACTGGTTCCACAACCGAGCTcgaatgtaaaaaataaatatatcaaaacaattttcctaTATAAACTAAAGGAAATAGGATTTATGCATTTCAACCTCCCACAACAACACAATTCATTTGTAATTATATGTAAATTATACGGTATATAATGTACAGTCCTGTATATAGTAAATGTTGATGGCacaataatacaaataacatagacaataaaataataaaatcatattaTACTTACCAATCTTACCTTATCTGTCAATAACGAAGGAGGAAGGATCGAGCCAGAGAGCAGACGGCCGGTGCTGAATGAATATATAGATTCCTCAGCTGATGTGACAACACTATTTATACACTGTTTTTAACTAAAAACATTTAGATTTTCACtaagaaaacatttgctttaacttttcataactttttaaattaatctaaacttaaatattttaactttattcatcacttatttttttttcctgtttttcctctctctcatctATCAGAGCAAGATTGTCAAGCTCTTTAGCCTACCACACATATCAATAAGTCGAGTTCGTAAATCGAATTCTGCTCGTAAGTAATTCACGGATTTTTGGCTAGTATCTCGATTTACTCGTATATTTGTTCACTCGTATGTAAAGGTTTTGCTGTATAGGTTTGTGGTACAAGTATAGTTACTGTCATCAAAACTGAAATAGTTCGACAAATTTTTGTACAATCTACACAGTTTCTAAAACTGTTCTTGGTGCGTACTTAAAGTCTGTCGGCAGTGAGTTCTAGTTTGCGGCAGCTCTCTGCGTGAAACAACATTTGCCTTTGGTAGTgaactgataaataaaataaatactaataTCACTAAAAGTTGGCTAAAACTTTGCAAAACTGATATGTTCGAAATAACGCTTTCTGCATTTACCCTGCAATCTTTTCCAAGGCTATCGCGCGCTGGTGGAATTGTTGCCTGATGTCGACTGCTGGCAGAGCCATCATCTCGTCATCCTTGCCAAGTAGCATTCCATTAACGCTGCTGCCAGATGCGTTCTATACATTttatcctgaaaaaaaaagtaaagatcaTCAGGGTGACCCTCGACCATTCATCATTCAGTCTCAGCTTCTCCAATTTTGCAGGTGCACCCTTCACAGATTACATGACAGGAACTGAGCATCATGTCAGGGGCATCATCACTGACTCCCTGACATATGTTCTGAGTCACCCACACATAcgatcacatgcacacacttcaACACGTACTTGTCGTAACGTACGACATGCACCACATACACAGCAACATTAGGCATCAGATCAACGGAACAAGTATGACCACATCTCTGGTGTAACATCGCTAATTACTACATCACAGCTCGGCCCATTGGATCAAACTGCAGAGAAAAACTTATGCTGCTTTGGTATAAcatgacaagaagaaaagactGTTCATATAACTAAACTCCATGTTTCCATTAAATGCTCGATCTGCTTTACTGTACAATACATACCTCGGCTACGTGCTGACGTTGTCGTTTACGCGATTGAGCAAAATTAGCGACTTACATCTCCACtaagtttcaaagaaaatttgaaGTTTGTCGAGcttatatgtatacatgtttt
Encoded proteins:
- the LOC112569450 gene encoding uncharacterized protein LOC112569450 codes for the protein MKIYCRFCLKTMCVLHLVLLCCFFTSVTPKDVEYACLAVREAMLTVVCKINKTATASAGCISMQNNVTFDLTLTETVTKCVGPPLPPNAVCEKKNNPNPNTCWCDESDGEIFTYKYLYKVDKSQDLGALLKCKYCAKAPPYKKAEALDGCNVTDIDTEPSLTHRICGRLSLLVALFLTGMFIVTLL